The Onychomys torridus chromosome 4, mOncTor1.1, whole genome shotgun sequence genome includes a window with the following:
- the Raly gene encoding RNA-binding protein Raly isoform X2 encodes MSLKIQTSNVTNKNDPKSINSRVFIGNLNTAVVKKSDVETIFSKYGRVAGCSVHKGYAFVQYANERHARAAVLGENGRVLAGQTLDINMAGEPKPNRPKGLKRAATAIYSGYSFDYDYYQDYFYARLFDYRGRLSPVPVPRAVPVKRPRVTVPLVRRVKTTIPVKLFARSTAITTGSAKIKLKSSELQTIKTELTQIKSNIDALLGRLEQIAEEQKANPDGKKKGDSSSSGGGGGSSGGGTSGSAGGSGGNSGSGGGSGSSRPPAPHEDTASEAGTPQGEVQTRDDGDEEGLLTHSEEELEHSQDTDAEDGALQ; translated from the exons ATGTCCTTGAAGATTCAGACCAGCAATGTAACCAACAAGAATGACCCCAAGTCCATCAACTCTCGGGTCTTCATTGGGAACCTAAACACAGCTGTGGTAAAGAAGTCAGATGTGGAAACCATCTTTTCCAAATATGGCCGTGTGGCCGGCTGTTCTGTGCACAAAGGCTATGCCTTTGTCCAGTATGCCAATGAGCGCCATGCCCGGGCAGCTGTGCTGGGAGAGAATGGACGGGTGCTGGCTGGACAGACTCTGG ATATCAACATGGCTGGAGAGCCCAAGCCCAATAGACCCAAGGGGCTAAAGAGAGCAGCGACTGCCATATACAG TGGCTACAGCTTTGACTATGATTACTATCAAGACTACTTCTATGCCAG GCTGTTTGATTACCGAGGCCGCCTTTCTCCAGTGCCTGTGCCCAGGGCAGTCCCAGTGAAGAGACCCCGTGTCACGGTCCCTTTGGTTCGCCGTGTCAAAACTACAATACCTGTCAAGCTCTTTGCCCGTTCCACAGCCATCACTACTGGCTCAGCCAAGATCAAGT TAAAGAGCAGCGAGCTACAGACCATCAAAACAGAGCTGACACAGATCAAGTCCAACATCGATGCCCTGTTGGGTCGCTTGGAACAGATTGCTGAGGAGCAAAAGGCCAACCCAG ATGGCAAGAAGAAgggtgacagcagcagcagcggtgGAGGAGGTGGCAGCAGCGGTGGAGGCACCAGTGGCAGtgctggtggtagtggtggcaaCAGTGGCAGCGGTGGCGGCAGTGGCAGCAGCCGGCCACCGGCTCCCCACGAAGACACAGCCTCTGAGGCAGGCACACCCCAAGGAGAAGTCCAAACTCGAGATGATGGTGATGAGGAGGGACTGCTAACACATAGTGAGGAGGAACTG
- the Raly gene encoding RNA-binding protein Raly isoform X1: MSLKIQTSNVTNKNDPKSINSRVFIGNLNTAVVKKSDVETIFSKYGRVAGCSVHKGYAFVQYANERHARAAVLGENGRVLAGQTLDINMAGEPKPNRPKGLKRAATAIYRLFDYRGRLSPVPVPRAVPVKRPRVTVPLVRRVKTTIPVKLFARSTAITTGSAKIKLKSSELQTIKTELTQIKSNIDALLGRLEQIAEEQKANPDGKKKGDSSSSGGGGGSSGGGTSGSAGGSGGNSGSGGGSGSSRPPAPHEDTASEAGTPQGEVQTRDDGDEEGLLTHSEEELEHSQDTDAEDGALQ, encoded by the exons ATGTCCTTGAAGATTCAGACCAGCAATGTAACCAACAAGAATGACCCCAAGTCCATCAACTCTCGGGTCTTCATTGGGAACCTAAACACAGCTGTGGTAAAGAAGTCAGATGTGGAAACCATCTTTTCCAAATATGGCCGTGTGGCCGGCTGTTCTGTGCACAAAGGCTATGCCTTTGTCCAGTATGCCAATGAGCGCCATGCCCGGGCAGCTGTGCTGGGAGAGAATGGACGGGTGCTGGCTGGACAGACTCTGG ATATCAACATGGCTGGAGAGCCCAAGCCCAATAGACCCAAGGGGCTAAAGAGAGCAGCGACTGCCATATACAG GCTGTTTGATTACCGAGGCCGCCTTTCTCCAGTGCCTGTGCCCAGGGCAGTCCCAGTGAAGAGACCCCGTGTCACGGTCCCTTTGGTTCGCCGTGTCAAAACTACAATACCTGTCAAGCTCTTTGCCCGTTCCACAGCCATCACTACTGGCTCAGCCAAGATCAAGT TAAAGAGCAGCGAGCTACAGACCATCAAAACAGAGCTGACACAGATCAAGTCCAACATCGATGCCCTGTTGGGTCGCTTGGAACAGATTGCTGAGGAGCAAAAGGCCAACCCAG ATGGCAAGAAGAAgggtgacagcagcagcagcggtgGAGGAGGTGGCAGCAGCGGTGGAGGCACCAGTGGCAGtgctggtggtagtggtggcaaCAGTGGCAGCGGTGGCGGCAGTGGCAGCAGCCGGCCACCGGCTCCCCACGAAGACACAGCCTCTGAGGCAGGCACACCCCAAGGAGAAGTCCAAACTCGAGATGATGGTGATGAGGAGGGACTGCTAACACATAGTGAGGAGGAACTG